One stretch of Xiphophorus hellerii strain 12219 chromosome 21, Xiphophorus_hellerii-4.1, whole genome shotgun sequence DNA includes these proteins:
- the pdha1b gene encoding pyruvate dehydrogenase E1 subunit alpha 1b isoform X1, which produces MKTMLAIISNALCRITGRSAGEQTVSELLIGLSEYVNLTSPPAAAPVPPQARRLPPKPPPVRPAAGGAAQLVSSRTDGPDRPGARVVASRSLSDFTPQATFDIKKCDVHRLEAGPPVKAELTREQGLQYYRTMQMVRRMELKADQLYKQKIIRGFCHLYDGQEACAAGIEAAINPSDHLITAYRAHGYTYTRGVSVREILAELTGRIGGVAKGKGGSMHMYAPHFYGGNGIVGAQVPLGAGIALACQYQGNNQICVTLYGDGAANQGQLFESFNMAALWKLPCVFICENNKYGMGTSVERASASTDYYKRGDFIPGLRVDGMDVLCVREAAKFAADHCRAGKGPIIMELQTYRYHGHSMSDPGVSYRTREEIQEVRSKSDPISLLKERLLSNNMASVEELKEIDIQIRKEVEEAAQFATSDPEPPLEELCNHIFSNNPPLEVRGTNPWSKLKSIS; this is translated from the exons CTGCTGATTGGCCTGTCAGAATATGTCAATCTGACGTCTCCTCCAGCGGCGGCGCCCGTTCCCCCACAGGCCCGGCGGCTCCCACCCAAACCACCACCAGTACGACCAGCAGCAGGCGGCGCCGCCCAGTTAGTGAGCAGCCGGACGGACGGACCGGACCGACCC GGCGCCAGAGTCGTCGCCTCCCGCTCCTTATCTGACTTCACTCCTCAGGCGACCTTTGACATCAAG AAATGCGACGTGCACCGGCTGGAGGCGGGGCCTCCTGTGAAGGCGGAGCTAACGCGGGAGCAGGGCCTGCAGTATTACCGCACCATGCAGATGGTGCGGCGCATGGAGCTGAAAGCCGACCAGCTCTACAAGCAGAAGATCATCCGGGGTTTCTGCCACCTCTATGATGGACAG GAAGCGTGTGCTGCCGGAATCGAAGCCGCCATCAACCCATCGGATCACCTGATCACGGCGTACCGAGCGCATGGCTACACCTACACCCGCGGCGTCTCCGTCAGAGAGATCCTGGCCGAGCTCACAG GTCGCATAGGGGGCGTGGCCAAAGGGAAGGGCGGCTCCATGCACATGTACGCGCCTCACTTCTACGGCGGCAACGGGATCGTAGGCGCTCAG GTGCCGCTGGGCGCCGGCATCGCTCTGGCCTGCCAGTACCAAGGAAACAACCAGATCTGTGTGACGTTGTACGGCGACGGAGCCGCAAACCAG GGTCAGCTGTTTGAGTCCTTCAACATGGCCGCCCTCTGGAAGCTGCCGTGCGTCTTCATCTGTGAGAACAACAAGTACGGCATGGGGACGTCGGTGGAGCGGGCGTCGGCCAGCACCGACTACTACAAGCGGGGCGACTTCATCCCCGGACTCAGA gtgGACGGGATGGACGTGCTGTGCGTCAGAGAGGCGGCGAAGTTCGCTGCAGATCACTGCAGAGCTGGGAAG ggGCCAATCATCATGGAGCTGCAGACCTACCGTTACCATGGACACAGCATGAGTGACCCGGGCGTCAG CTACCGGACCCGGGAGGAGATCCAGGAGGTCCGCAGTAAGAGCGACCCGATCTCCCTGCTGAAGGAGCGACTGCTCAGCAACAACATGGCGTCAGTCGAGGAGCTCAAG GAAATCGACATCCAGATCCgtaaggaggtggaggaggcggCTCAGTTCGCGACCTCTGACCCCGAGCCGCCGCTGGAGGAACTCTGCAACCATATTTTCTCCAACAACCCGCCGCTGGAGGTCCGCGGGACGAACCCCTGGTCCAAACTGAAATCCATCAGCTAA
- the pdha1b gene encoding pyruvate dehydrogenase E1 subunit alpha 1b isoform X4, protein MQMVRRMELKADQLYKQKIIRGFCHLYDGQEACAAGIEAAINPSDHLITAYRAHGYTYTRGVSVREILAELTGRIGGVAKGKGGSMHMYAPHFYGGNGIVGAQVPLGAGIALACQYQGNNQICVTLYGDGAANQGQLFESFNMAALWKLPCVFICENNKYGMGTSVERASASTDYYKRGDFIPGLRVDGMDVLCVREAAKFAADHCRAGKGPIIMELQTYRYHGHSMSDPGVSYRTREEIQEVRSKSDPISLLKERLLSNNMASVEELKEIDIQIRKEVEEAAQFATSDPEPPLEELCNHIFSNNPPLEVRGTNPWSKLKSIS, encoded by the exons ATGCAGATGGTGCGGCGCATGGAGCTGAAAGCCGACCAGCTCTACAAGCAGAAGATCATCCGGGGTTTCTGCCACCTCTATGATGGACAG GAAGCGTGTGCTGCCGGAATCGAAGCCGCCATCAACCCATCGGATCACCTGATCACGGCGTACCGAGCGCATGGCTACACCTACACCCGCGGCGTCTCCGTCAGAGAGATCCTGGCCGAGCTCACAG GTCGCATAGGGGGCGTGGCCAAAGGGAAGGGCGGCTCCATGCACATGTACGCGCCTCACTTCTACGGCGGCAACGGGATCGTAGGCGCTCAG GTGCCGCTGGGCGCCGGCATCGCTCTGGCCTGCCAGTACCAAGGAAACAACCAGATCTGTGTGACGTTGTACGGCGACGGAGCCGCAAACCAG GGTCAGCTGTTTGAGTCCTTCAACATGGCCGCCCTCTGGAAGCTGCCGTGCGTCTTCATCTGTGAGAACAACAAGTACGGCATGGGGACGTCGGTGGAGCGGGCGTCGGCCAGCACCGACTACTACAAGCGGGGCGACTTCATCCCCGGACTCAGA gtgGACGGGATGGACGTGCTGTGCGTCAGAGAGGCGGCGAAGTTCGCTGCAGATCACTGCAGAGCTGGGAAG ggGCCAATCATCATGGAGCTGCAGACCTACCGTTACCATGGACACAGCATGAGTGACCCGGGCGTCAG CTACCGGACCCGGGAGGAGATCCAGGAGGTCCGCAGTAAGAGCGACCCGATCTCCCTGCTGAAGGAGCGACTGCTCAGCAACAACATGGCGTCAGTCGAGGAGCTCAAG GAAATCGACATCCAGATCCgtaaggaggtggaggaggcggCTCAGTTCGCGACCTCTGACCCCGAGCCGCCGCTGGAGGAACTCTGCAACCATATTTTCTCCAACAACCCGCCGCTGGAGGTCCGCGGGACGAACCCCTGGTCCAAACTGAAATCCATCAGCTAA
- the pdha1b gene encoding pyruvate dehydrogenase E1 subunit alpha 1b isoform X3, with amino-acid sequence MKTMLAIISNALCRITGRSAGARVVASRSLSDFTPQATFDIKKCDVHRLEAGPPVKAELTREQGLQYYRTMQMVRRMELKADQLYKQKIIRGFCHLYDGQEACAAGIEAAINPSDHLITAYRAHGYTYTRGVSVREILAELTGRIGGVAKGKGGSMHMYAPHFYGGNGIVGAQVPLGAGIALACQYQGNNQICVTLYGDGAANQGQLFESFNMAALWKLPCVFICENNKYGMGTSVERASASTDYYKRGDFIPGLRVDGMDVLCVREAAKFAADHCRAGKGPIIMELQTYRYHGHSMSDPGVSYRTREEIQEVRSKSDPISLLKERLLSNNMASVEELKEIDIQIRKEVEEAAQFATSDPEPPLEELCNHIFSNNPPLEVRGTNPWSKLKSIS; translated from the exons GGCGCCAGAGTCGTCGCCTCCCGCTCCTTATCTGACTTCACTCCTCAGGCGACCTTTGACATCAAG AAATGCGACGTGCACCGGCTGGAGGCGGGGCCTCCTGTGAAGGCGGAGCTAACGCGGGAGCAGGGCCTGCAGTATTACCGCACCATGCAGATGGTGCGGCGCATGGAGCTGAAAGCCGACCAGCTCTACAAGCAGAAGATCATCCGGGGTTTCTGCCACCTCTATGATGGACAG GAAGCGTGTGCTGCCGGAATCGAAGCCGCCATCAACCCATCGGATCACCTGATCACGGCGTACCGAGCGCATGGCTACACCTACACCCGCGGCGTCTCCGTCAGAGAGATCCTGGCCGAGCTCACAG GTCGCATAGGGGGCGTGGCCAAAGGGAAGGGCGGCTCCATGCACATGTACGCGCCTCACTTCTACGGCGGCAACGGGATCGTAGGCGCTCAG GTGCCGCTGGGCGCCGGCATCGCTCTGGCCTGCCAGTACCAAGGAAACAACCAGATCTGTGTGACGTTGTACGGCGACGGAGCCGCAAACCAG GGTCAGCTGTTTGAGTCCTTCAACATGGCCGCCCTCTGGAAGCTGCCGTGCGTCTTCATCTGTGAGAACAACAAGTACGGCATGGGGACGTCGGTGGAGCGGGCGTCGGCCAGCACCGACTACTACAAGCGGGGCGACTTCATCCCCGGACTCAGA gtgGACGGGATGGACGTGCTGTGCGTCAGAGAGGCGGCGAAGTTCGCTGCAGATCACTGCAGAGCTGGGAAG ggGCCAATCATCATGGAGCTGCAGACCTACCGTTACCATGGACACAGCATGAGTGACCCGGGCGTCAG CTACCGGACCCGGGAGGAGATCCAGGAGGTCCGCAGTAAGAGCGACCCGATCTCCCTGCTGAAGGAGCGACTGCTCAGCAACAACATGGCGTCAGTCGAGGAGCTCAAG GAAATCGACATCCAGATCCgtaaggaggtggaggaggcggCTCAGTTCGCGACCTCTGACCCCGAGCCGCCGCTGGAGGAACTCTGCAACCATATTTTCTCCAACAACCCGCCGCTGGAGGTCCGCGGGACGAACCCCTGGTCCAAACTGAAATCCATCAGCTAA
- the pdha1b gene encoding pyruvate dehydrogenase E1 subunit alpha 1b isoform X2, which produces MKTMLAIISNALCRITGRSAGEQTVSEGARVVASRSLSDFTPQATFDIKKCDVHRLEAGPPVKAELTREQGLQYYRTMQMVRRMELKADQLYKQKIIRGFCHLYDGQEACAAGIEAAINPSDHLITAYRAHGYTYTRGVSVREILAELTGRIGGVAKGKGGSMHMYAPHFYGGNGIVGAQVPLGAGIALACQYQGNNQICVTLYGDGAANQGQLFESFNMAALWKLPCVFICENNKYGMGTSVERASASTDYYKRGDFIPGLRVDGMDVLCVREAAKFAADHCRAGKGPIIMELQTYRYHGHSMSDPGVSYRTREEIQEVRSKSDPISLLKERLLSNNMASVEELKEIDIQIRKEVEEAAQFATSDPEPPLEELCNHIFSNNPPLEVRGTNPWSKLKSIS; this is translated from the exons GGCGCCAGAGTCGTCGCCTCCCGCTCCTTATCTGACTTCACTCCTCAGGCGACCTTTGACATCAAG AAATGCGACGTGCACCGGCTGGAGGCGGGGCCTCCTGTGAAGGCGGAGCTAACGCGGGAGCAGGGCCTGCAGTATTACCGCACCATGCAGATGGTGCGGCGCATGGAGCTGAAAGCCGACCAGCTCTACAAGCAGAAGATCATCCGGGGTTTCTGCCACCTCTATGATGGACAG GAAGCGTGTGCTGCCGGAATCGAAGCCGCCATCAACCCATCGGATCACCTGATCACGGCGTACCGAGCGCATGGCTACACCTACACCCGCGGCGTCTCCGTCAGAGAGATCCTGGCCGAGCTCACAG GTCGCATAGGGGGCGTGGCCAAAGGGAAGGGCGGCTCCATGCACATGTACGCGCCTCACTTCTACGGCGGCAACGGGATCGTAGGCGCTCAG GTGCCGCTGGGCGCCGGCATCGCTCTGGCCTGCCAGTACCAAGGAAACAACCAGATCTGTGTGACGTTGTACGGCGACGGAGCCGCAAACCAG GGTCAGCTGTTTGAGTCCTTCAACATGGCCGCCCTCTGGAAGCTGCCGTGCGTCTTCATCTGTGAGAACAACAAGTACGGCATGGGGACGTCGGTGGAGCGGGCGTCGGCCAGCACCGACTACTACAAGCGGGGCGACTTCATCCCCGGACTCAGA gtgGACGGGATGGACGTGCTGTGCGTCAGAGAGGCGGCGAAGTTCGCTGCAGATCACTGCAGAGCTGGGAAG ggGCCAATCATCATGGAGCTGCAGACCTACCGTTACCATGGACACAGCATGAGTGACCCGGGCGTCAG CTACCGGACCCGGGAGGAGATCCAGGAGGTCCGCAGTAAGAGCGACCCGATCTCCCTGCTGAAGGAGCGACTGCTCAGCAACAACATGGCGTCAGTCGAGGAGCTCAAG GAAATCGACATCCAGATCCgtaaggaggtggaggaggcggCTCAGTTCGCGACCTCTGACCCCGAGCCGCCGCTGGAGGAACTCTGCAACCATATTTTCTCCAACAACCCGCCGCTGGAGGTCCGCGGGACGAACCCCTGGTCCAAACTGAAATCCATCAGCTAA